From Alloacidobacterium dinghuense:
GTCAAGCAGGCCGACGCGCGCGAGCACCTCGCTGATGCGGCGTTTGAGGTGCGCGCCCGTGAGTCCATACAAATGGCCCTGATGCTTCAGGTTCTCAGCGACGGTGAGCTTGATGTCCAGGCTGCGCGCCTGAAAGACGATTCCGATCTGCTGACGGACTTTGTTGGGCTCGCGTGCTGCGTCGAATCCCTGAATGTGGGCTTTGCCACCCGTTGGCACCATCAGGGTCGAAAGAATGCGAAACAGAGTAGTTTTGCCGCTGCCGTTGGGGCCGAGCAGGCCGAAGATTTCAGCGGGGCGCACGTCGAAGGTGAGATGGTCGAGCGCAAGACGCGAACCGTAGTTATGCGAGAGAGCATTCAGGGCAATGGGCGCTGGAGCGGAACTGGCTCGATTGGTGTCTGTCACTGCGTAATCTGTCGTTGTTGCCATAATTACTTCTAGAATTTGTTACCTCAGGGGCTTGAGCCCTTTTTTTCTAAAGTTAAAGCTCTCGTTACCTGTTTACTTTCCCAAGGCGTTCAACATCAGCACCGTAAGCAGCACGGGAAGGTAGATAACGCTCACCTTCAGCAGGTCGCGTGCGTACATTTTTGACTCTACCGTGCTGCGTGCGCGCGTAATGCGGGCGAAACGGATGGTGTATCCGAGGTAGACGATTCCGAGCAGCAGGGCAGTAACGCCGTAAACGCGGCCCGCTATATGCAGATAAACAGGAAGCAGGCTCACTGGAATCATGAGCACGGCGTACGTCAATGCTTCGAGCACGGTGGACCATCCGTCGGGCTGCACTACAGGCAGCATGCGAATTCCGGCGCGGCCGTAGTCTTCTTTGTAGAGCCACGAGATGGCCATGAAGTGCGGAAACTGCCAGACGAAGAGAATCGCAAAGAGCGCAACAGCAGGCCATTCGATGGCGCCACGGGCGGCTGTCCAGCCAAGCAGTGGAGGCATGGCGCCGGGGAAGGCTCCGATGAAGGTTGCGAGCGTCGTGCGCTGTTTAAGCGGCGTATAGACTGCGACGTAGCTGAAAGCGGTAATAAGTGTCAGCGTTCCGGTGACGAGATTCGTTTCGTAGGTAAGCCAGAGCGCGCCGGCGATGACGGCGATCATGCCCAGCATCACGCCATGCGGCAGGCTGATGCGGCCTGACGCCATGGGACGCTGCGCCGTACGAATCATCTTCGCGTCGAGCTTGCGTTCGAAAGCCTCATTTAATGCGGCGGAGCCGGCGGATACAAGTCCGATCCCGACGAGGGCTGCGACCAGCCCCGGCTGCATGCTGCTGATGCCGCTGTGCATCGATCCGAGATAGAAGCCGGCCCACGCGGTCATCACAACCAGTGCCGTGACGCGAAATTTGAATAATTCAGCGTAGTCGGCGATGCGCGAGGCGGTTTCGCCGGCACGCAGGTGCGGCTGAGCCTGCTCTCTTGCGGGAGCCTCGCTGGGGGCGACAACCTGTTCTTCAGCGACAGGGGCGATGATCGGGGATGCGGGTGCGGCTGGCGTCATGATTGCGCTACTCGCAAAAAATTGGATTGTGCGCCGGGAGCCACTCCTTCATGATAGCAAGCGGCCGAGCGAGTGTGGCTTACGCGGGGTCGCGGGTGAAGAAAGTTTTCAAACTATGGGTGAAGTCGTCTCGACCGGATGGTGCTCAGCGATGATTGCTTCGGGCACGACGGCGTACTCGTCCAGCAGAACCGCAACGAGAACAGCGGTGGGAACCGCGACCATTGCGCCAACAATGCCGTCGAAGGCCGCGCCCAGCAGCAGAGCGACGATGATCGCCAGACCGGGCAGATCGACACTATGACGCATGATGCGCGGGGTCAGGAACGAAGTCTCAACCTGTGCATAGATGGCGTAGAAAATAGCAACGCCAAGCACACGCCCCCAGGAATCGATCGCGGCAACGAGCAAGGCGAGGGTAATGGTGATGACAGCTCCGGCGATAGGGATGATGTTGAAGGCTCCCATCAGGACCCCTAAAGCGTAAGCGTACCGCACATGCAGCGCCAGGAAGAGGACGGTGCTGGACAAACCGAGCACCAGCATCAGCGAGGCCTGACCGAGCAGCCACTTGCCCATGCGTATCTCCGCGCGCGCCAAAGTCACATCCAGTCGCTGGCGCATATCGACGGGGAAGAAGCTCAGAACCCACTGATAGGCCGCCTCGCCTTCGAGCATGAAATAAACGGTAAGAATGATGGCGGTAATGATGTCGAAGAGCTTGCTAGCCCAGTTGCGTATCGACAAAAGCAGGTATGTGGCGAAGTTGGCGGCAAAATCCTGCAATTTGTCATTGAGCGCGGCCACGTCGACATGTTGCAGAAAGGGGATGCGGCGTATGCGTAAGAGGACTTGGGGGCCGCGTGTCGGAAGCTCGTTAACGAATTCGCGGATGTCGCGCACAACCGGCGGAAAAGCGAAGATGAAAAAGAGAGCTGCCAAGCTGACGACAGCGAGAAAAAGAATGAGGATTGCAACACCGCGACCTGGCTGCCACTTGCCGATGCGCAGCTTCATAATTCCGCGAACGACGGGCAACAGCACAACTGCGAAGAGCGCGCTGACGTAGAGTAACACCAAGACGTTGCGCACCACCCATGCCAGGTAGAGACCGATGGCAAGCGCGAAGGTGAAGACAATATCGCTGCGCAGGGACCGCTGTCGCTTCACTGTCCCGTTCGTTGCTCGAACAGCGATCGGGGAATCGGTCATGCCAGAGTGTTTTCCTTTAAGAAAGCGCTGACCGCCGCCAGGATCTGCTGCGACGTTTCGTCGGGCGTAAGCTGTGCGGTCTGTATTACCAGATGCGCATTTCTGTAATGGGGAAGGCGGTCCTCGAACCGGCTCCGCAGGCGCTCGCGGTCATTCAGCACGGGACGAAGTGCGGCTCCGGGTTGCTGCTCGCAGCGCGAAATCATGATCTCCAGCGTAGCTTCAAGAAAAACGATGCACGTTTCGGGGCTATTGAGGAGAGCTTCGCGGGTAGCTGC
This genomic window contains:
- the cyoE gene encoding heme o synthase, encoding MTPAAPASPIIAPVAEEQVVAPSEAPAREQAQPHLRAGETASRIADYAELFKFRVTALVVMTAWAGFYLGSMHSGISSMQPGLVAALVGIGLVSAGSAALNEAFERKLDAKMIRTAQRPMASGRISLPHGVMLGMIAVIAGALWLTYETNLVTGTLTLITAFSYVAVYTPLKQRTTLATFIGAFPGAMPPLLGWTAARGAIEWPAVALFAILFVWQFPHFMAISWLYKEDYGRAGIRMLPVVQPDGWSTVLEALTYAVLMIPVSLLPVYLHIAGRVYGVTALLLGIVYLGYTIRFARITRARSTVESKMYARDLLKVSVIYLPVLLTVLMLNALGK
- a CDS encoding AI-2E family transporter gives rise to the protein MTDSPIAVRATNGTVKRQRSLRSDIVFTFALAIGLYLAWVVRNVLVLLYVSALFAVVLLPVVRGIMKLRIGKWQPGRGVAILILFLAVVSLAALFFIFAFPPVVRDIREFVNELPTRGPQVLLRIRRIPFLQHVDVAALNDKLQDFAANFATYLLLSIRNWASKLFDIITAIILTVYFMLEGEAAYQWVLSFFPVDMRQRLDVTLARAEIRMGKWLLGQASLMLVLGLSSTVLFLALHVRYAYALGVLMGAFNIIPIAGAVITITLALLVAAIDSWGRVLGVAIFYAIYAQVETSFLTPRIMRHSVDLPGLAIIVALLLGAAFDGIVGAMVAVPTAVLVAVLLDEYAVVPEAIIAEHHPVETTSPIV
- a CDS encoding shikimate kinase, yielding MKTNPQLPACISRIVLVGFMGAGKSTVGALLAQQLRWRFLDTDTVLETRVRATIAEIFAQQGEASFRQLESEVIRDLLSEHHLVLALGGGAVETAATREALLNSPETCIVFLEATLEIMISRCEQQPGAALRPVLNDRERLRSRFEDRLPHYRNAHLVIQTAQLTPDETSQQILAAVSAFLKENTLA